The segment CCTCGAAACGAAACTATTTCGATGTAACTTTAGACATACTAACGTTACTTTTTAGGCAGTGTTTGCGAATCGTTTTTCAATTGATTTTTCAGTCACCCACATTGACGATAATGTGGACCACAATGTCTCCGTGTCTCGTGTCTTGTCCTCTGTATGACTGTGTATTTGTGTGCACGTGTATCTGTGTCTGTCCTCGCATGGTGTCGGATATTTACAAGTATGTACGTCGTTCGTAAGcttttttttcttctaattTACACAAAAAACGCAAACTAAAATTAACTACAGCGCACGCTGTCGCGCATCGTTCGATTTCTTTTACTCGCAGCGTTCCTTTCGCGAGGATTCTTCTTATGATACAGAACGTAGTACCCTTCGAGTGTAAAGTTAGTGCCTTGGCAGGATCAGACTTTCACGAACCGACTGCCTGTTCCCTTCTGCTTCTTTTACCGAATCGGATAAACCAGTCTTATTAAGGTCTTTGGTGATCTGGCGTTGACTTTAATATATCCGGTTGCGTTGGAAGACAGCTCGAACCTGATTCAAGTATTACTTCATTAACAAATAGAAATAATTGTAAGGAGGTCGGTGTAGGTGTATTTTTACAAACCAGTGGTAGGTCTGAGAGTGGACTTGATCGATCTGTGAGACCCGTTGCGGGTCAACGTGTTCATTTGCGGCGTTCCGGGCAAAGCATGTCCCAAAGCGTTCATGTAGTCGGCAATCAACAACGTTATTTCCAAAATCTGTAGAAATATAAAAAGGTATTAGCAGATTTTTATAGTGCAAGGgtttaatattcgaaaagggaacagAGATTAATGTACCTTAGGCTTTGAAAGGGCGAATAACAGCTTCTGTTCAGCAGCCCCTTCGTCGGGGCAGGCAACAAGCATGAAGTCATCTAAACACCCACCGAACGTAACTATATTAGCGTAATTGTAACGGCACATGACCGCCATCGTTTGCAATTCTAGCAACGTTACACTGTCCTCGGAAACAGCTATCCACACGGTCATCGGTTCGGCTTGCTTCAACTGCGGAAACAAATCAATTTATTCGACATCAGATTTTAGAATTTCTAAAAACCTTTGGAAAATTCAGTCTCTCTTTTTCGCTCACCTTTGCTTGATAAAGTGTAGCTCCAAAGAAAGGCCACTTTCTGGTGCAAGTCAAATATATACGAACACAGTCTAATACGCTACGACCTTTCAAGCCGACCCACTTTTCTTGCAGTCTTTCTTGCAGTTCCCTGTACAATAAAATCAGTCCCCATAGAAAGATACACATAGCAACATCCTTCTCTTGATTATATGTATACTTGCCTCAACTGATCGGCAGTGATGTTTGTTCGGTATCGAACCGGGTAGAATTTGTCCAGAGCCTGGAGAACCAGATGATGAGGATTGCTTCCGGGACCACTCCCTCGAGCCTTGTCGTTGTTATACTCGCCAAAATCGATCTGGAAAATTTTGTAGATGATATTGTCTCGTTTCAACGATCTCGAACCTGTTTTAGATGCGATGAAAAAATACCTGAGCCATTAGAGAAGCTAGTTCGAAAGCGAGCTCCCGGTTCACCGGAAACTTGCCCTGCACCACCTGCTGGTTCACCTGGTAGCACAGAAGAAGCCTCTCCCTGTCGGTCTCCATCTTAGCCGCCTGACGCCAGTAACACCTTGATTTGTATGTTAATTGCACTAGCCTGGTGTTCTCGAATTTCCCTGAACCCTTCTCCCTTAAAGCAGTCTCCCATTTCGAGATTATATCGCAGAGCTGCAACACAGACAATCAACAAATTAATGTCTAACATCATTAGATTCGATTTTTCCTATAGATCTTTGTCTTAAATgaataaatccgcagtctagttacgaaTCTTTCATCGAATACCTTCGCCTGGAGATCGATAAAATGCTCCAAGTCCTTCTCGATCGGGTCGTCGCTGAACAACGTGAAACCAGACTGGTGAACGTCTCGACAGCCGATCTCCTGGTTCAAGGTGTTCAGGAACTCTTCTATCGTGGTGCTGCCGTCGAAGCCGACGACCTGGTAGGTTCCGTTTAAAAAATGAACGGGTATCGAGTGCGGCAGGGAGTGATGGTAAGGGTTCTTCATCAGGATCGACAGGACCTCCATCCTGGAGGGTTTCACCTCCCTGCCACCGTTCTGCAGAGTCCTTTCCAGCGCTCTTTCGCAGTACGCTGCGTACTTGCCACATTCCGTCCTACATAATCAACAAAAAAGAGAAACAGTTCAAGAGAAGTCCCATTAATCTGCTTCTGAAAAAAGCCGAGAATCATTCGTTTAGTAACTTTATACAGAGTGGAGCATTTAGAACAATTGTGGGTAATAACGACGGGAAGAAAACATGAAAGTCGTTCGAGATCATTCAAGAATGTGTATTAAATGCTCCACGCTGTGGAGGTTCTTAGCTGCGAGAAATGTATTCTTGTTAATTGCTGGCGGAGTGAAGGGGTTGACGAGGGTGAAGCGATACTCACTTGGTGTCGGCGTTCCTCTGCAGGTGTAGTTTCAGGTACCAGAGTAGTCGATTGTTCCTTGGTAGGAATAGCGAAACGGCGAGGGCTAGCAGCTGCCACCCCTGGATAAGAACGTACTGGGCGGGGTTAGTTTTGCAGTCCAGAATCGTAGACGTAGAATGGCCCTGCGTGAGCGGAGGACTGTGAGAAGTGGAGGCCGTCGATTGCGCGTCCGCATTTTCACCGCTGCCATTTGCCGCGGGACTTTGCGTATCGCAGGTGAACAGCGATTGCGTGGCGCAGAGGAGGAGCTGCTGCAATGGTATGCTGGCATACTACTACGTTCCCTGGATCGAACCAGACCTAATCTACTACGTTCTTTTTCTCAATTGACCACCGCGACGACTGTcctcgtatatatatatattatatgtatatgtataattgtttatatatatatatatacaaatatatctcgtatctttctctctttctctctctctctctttcgtatCTTCGTTAAAAATCGTCACACACCTCTCTCACCAGAGGTCTTCGCGGAATTCGGAATCAATGTAATTCAGAATTAATCATCCTCTCTCGTTCATTCAACAAAGGGAGGGAATCAAATATACTTTTCTTTTTCCTCGACTATTGAGACACTCGTGAACGTCATACACGTCTGTTAGTAATGTAAAGCAATCGAAATCGGACCGTTAAACGCATCAACTCTCCATGTTGTGTTAATCACAGAAAAAAAAACTGAAAACGCATGGACCGTCAATAATTCGAATGAATTAAGAACAATGTGGATGAGAGAAGCGTTGTTTGATTTCTCGGCTCTTCGTCTTCGTGCGAGATCTAGCTCGATGGCTGTTTCCCGAAAGCGTTTCGTTCGATGATCGTGCATTTGGTGAAAAACGATCCCCAGCGAACGAAACGCGTTCTTTGCTTTTGATTGAGCTTTTCTCAGATCGTTGTCCCGAATGCTCCATACATATCGTTCAAAGATAATGCGGCTCCGCATTATCGGAGACGGTTCGTGGAGACTCGTACACGATTATGATTTGTTttgtgttcacgacggacgtgTTCGAATCGGCAAGGATTCTAGAGGTTCCGTAGTTTCCTTAATTAGACCGTCTTATGAGACCGGCATGATCAAAACGACTAAGTTCTCTAAGCAGCATTCAAAACAGATAATATCGTAATCAGCTATTTAGCAAAAAAACGTTACGGAAACAGAAAGAAAAAATCAATCTATAAAAAGATGTTTATCTGTGTGTGGTTTTTTTATGTACACCAACATACCATTCTGCAAGTGTGTGTGCCGCAGAACGTATTTTGACAAAGGCAACCGGGATATAAATATACATGTACAGTGCATACTAGTCGAATTATCTGTTCGTACCGGATCGCAAAAAACCGGGCGAGTGACCGCGTGATCGATGCATCGATGAGTGATCGATGAATGGATGCTTTGCAGAGCGATTTTGTTAATTGGTTTACTCGATATCGTAAGAGGAAATGAATTGTCGAAATATGTTCGGCTCACATGATAGGGTGGTCATCAGGGTATAGGTGATCGggtattcatgtataaatattaaaacgtACGCAATTAAATCGAAAATCAACGAAAAAAAGAagtagaaaaaataaaagattaaAGAAAGTAAAAGAAACAGAAGAGAACGTTGTAAGAAAACTGAAACGTAAAAAtatagagaaagaagaaaactgAACGTTCGACGTTCCGCCTATATGAACAGAACCAACGAAGAATTGGAAGAAACGGCATGCGATTTGTCAAGAGTAGCCTAGGAAGAGCACACGTAAAGCAgcaaatgaaaatgaaatgtgAATGAATGTTAAAACtaaaaaattctttctcatttgttAAAAGGACTTCGTCAAGTATTATGGTTTTCGTACGGACCAACGGACGAACGACAAGTGGTTGTATTAATTAGTTAGTCTCCTCGAGAATACAGACAAAACAACAGAGAAAAATAGACGAAACCAAACAGTTCACCGTTCTACGTCAATAAGATTATCCGCGTATAATACTTGACTAAGCGTACACCCGATGTACCATTTCTTCGACACAGAATCAACGAACGCGATCATTCGACTTCAATGTCATTGCAATAGTGTTCCAAATACACGAAATCTCGAAACGGTGTACCCTTGCAACAGTGTTCGCCAAAGTGACCCCTATTTATATTTAATGTTTGATGAACAGTTGAAATTAACAGCGGGCCAATTCGGCGCAACAATCAGATCAAGAATGATAAAAATAAGTAGTTAATATCATTTGAAACTATATATACCCCCTTCTTTAGCCAGCTAGGGTGAACGAGTTTGATAAACACTGACAGGCTACACGGGCTCGAGGTAATGTTTtctgtttctcgataatgcgcaTCGACCGTTGGTTGCGAAAATGGTACAGGGTTCAGAgtgtttgttaaacaataagcAGGACTTACAACGCGCGCAGTACCCAGCGACACAAGTCTGGCGGCCTTTTTTACCTGTACGCCCAAACGGTGTTGCGTGTGACGACTTGTCTGCTTTACCAATGCACAGATGAATTCAGATTGTAGCTCAGGCTGGTCTAAGCATTGCTGCAACGCATTTTGCGCTAGTACCACATGGTAGTCTATGCCCGCTTGCTCCACGGCCACCGACATGAACAATTGACATGCCTGCGAAAATAATAACCCATCAATCACTTGCAAACAAACATAAACACTAGCCCTTGGATGACATTGAGAACATTTCGAAACAATAAAAAGTAGTAACCAAGTTACTAGTGTTGATTTAACCAGGATATTATCTACGTACACAATGTGTACAGTCTTCCAAGAGTTAAATAGTACAAGGACACATAATAACCTTGAACAGCTTGATAGCCTCGGATTGCAAGGCCTCGGACGTCAAGCTGGTCAGTGGGCTAGTGATGTTTTCTTTGGTGTGGAGCAGCAACGGGTGTCTCCAAAGAACGCAACTAGGATCTCCGTCGGTTTCCATCAGTCTTTGCACCAGTTGCTCGTACTGAGTCCCGGCGCTGGGCCCGCCTCCGGAGACCACCGTCAAGTGGTACAACCAATTATCTTTGTCTTGTTTATGTGGCATCAGCAAGTAGGTTGGGCCTTGGTGGGTGGGGAAGATGCCGATCGTTCTCTCGTGAGGACACTCGGCGTCCCTTTCCTCGCTATCGCTGTCGGACACATGCTCGACCTCCTCCACCCTCGCGTCCCTCATGTTTATTTGTCCAATAGGattctaataaaaaaaaagaaaacataaaactaAACAAAGTGGGCAATTTAACAGCGTGAAGGTTCTAAAGAGTAGAACACTTACCGTATCGTTAGGGCACTTAAAGTAAAGGAACATTTTTCCAATGAGGACGCACCAGCACTTCTTCGCGTGCCCGTTCTTCACCTTGGTCAGCCAGCCCTGTATCGTCGGCTTGTTGTCCTCTTTGCTGAGCAGGAGTTTCGTCGCGTTCCGCCTCTGTACATTCTGCAGAACCCTGATCCAGTCTTCCATCGTCGCTATGCAATCCGCAGTTAGGTAGTAGGTCTTCTTTCCCGTGGCTATCTCAAACGTTGCGGCGCCTTCTGCCCTGTTTATCCTATTGAGGAAACCAGAATACATTGTAAATTCGCTCGTCAAAGTGATAGAAAATGCTAGACGATTGATCGGAGATTACCTGCACACTTCGTCCAGCACGATCTGGCCCTGAGGTTTCCTGTTCACGTCGTTCTGACTCTTCCAATAAGTTAGCACCCCGTTCTTCAAGACGAACCACCTCTTCCGCCACGTTTTCAGCTTTCCACCGAGCTTCGCCAGGTGGCCGGTCTTCTCCAACGATTCTTGCCTTTTCGGGCTCTCACCGGAAACGCGCATTAGGAGACTGGGCATGCTGGACTCCAGAGAAGTTGAGCTCAAAGCGTCCGGGGGTATCGCGTAGTCCTCGGATAAACCAGATTCCAGAGAAGTGTCTGCAAATATTATTATGAATGTGAGACAGTGCAATTCAAACTTTCACAGTCTAGGCAGAACAAGTTTCTAATGTTGCGACTTTGCCTATTTGTGCGACATTAAATTTCTCAGGGTGATTCTATTGAAATTTGTCGAACAACAGAAATTAATgaataggctctttttcgaagACTCACCACGCTTCACGCTTTTGCTAGGCGACCCACTAGAGCTCCTCTTGGCAGGACTCAGACTGCTAGTCGTCTTAACGCTCTTCGATGGACTGCTACCACTGCCAAGTGACGAGTCCGTGTTATCCGAGGAACTGTTGGTAATTCTGGTGTTGGTCTCGGTCTGGTTCGGATGGTCCTCACCATCCGAACTGTCATCGGAACTATCGCCAAAGGGCATCGACCTGATCTGACTGGCTCGTCCTACAATACACAAATATATCATTAGTACTCTGTGAAAGAGATCGATTTCGAAGAAGAGGAACCTACCCTTGACCGTCGCGTAGACTGGAACCGAAATATCGCAGTAGCCTTGGGAATTGTGCGCAGTCAAGTTGTGTCCTGTTGCCTGGGAATGTTTCGACGAGCTGGTCGTGTTGGTCATCGTGGAAGGCGCGGATTCCTCGTTGGTCGGTGGACCGATGCCAAGCCCGCCATCGGCTACCTACGGAATCAGCGAGCGCCCGGTTTCTTTCGTTACAAATTGCAACAACTTGGCCCGCGCGCTTAGACGCGTCCCTCTTTCGCTTTGGAATCCGCGGCTAATCTATTCCTTCCTTCGGGAACGCGACAACAGGTGTGACTCAACGTCCCGTAGGCTAAATTCTCCAAGAGATCGCTGCTAGTTTCTCTGCGGTATTTGCTACTCAACGGGACCAGTCGCGAGGATATACAGGTTTTTcactccaaattcactcttttgcaaatcaatttcacccttttgcaaatcaatttcactcttttccaaatcaatttcaatcttTTGTCGATAACCTATAATACAGTCATGCTTCGATAGTTGTCGCGTTCTGTTCCCATTATTTTTTcatctttttcttattttttcacTATCTCGTGATCCAATACTGATTTCTCAACacggttttatattttgttcTCGGAGCTCTCAGACTTTCTACCGTCAAACGAGTGAATCTATACCCGCACGGAGTTCTGTGAGAatgtttctactaatttttaCCTGGTAGATCTTCGCCTCCCAGCTTGGAAACCGGTGCAACGGCGGCGTAGGTGGTCGAGGTCCCTGCGCGCTTTGCGTCCAGTTCATGCCCTCCCTGCTCGGCGTATAGATCTCGGCATAATCGTGAACAGCCTCGGAACTGCCGCTGTCTCTGCTGGTCTCCGAGACTCCAGGGATATTCGGGAGCATCACCAAATTTTCGACAGCCGCGGCGAGCTCCTCGGACAGGAGGCTGTGGCGGAGAACGAACGGCAAGCATAAAGCACAGGACTAATTGCAATCAGCGGTGTTGCGATTTTTGCGCATGGATCGAAATGAACAAGCACCTTTCCTTTTTACAAAGAAACATTCTTATTATTATCAAGTCTCTATAATGGAATTATAGAGGCTTATAATCAtgtgtaatcattagactgcggatctttatacaaaatagaaattctCTGCACCGTTTACAAGAAACAAGAGCTTTCTTCGTTCATTAAAAAGCTATTGATATTCTTCAATTTATTCGATATGtatactgtttgaaattgttACCGTCTCATTCTTCtgataaatccataaaatccgccgtctagtgATTATACTGACACACATATGTATAGAGTGAGAGTACGAAACTGCCTGAGAACGTGCAATCGATTTCGATCCGCAGTCGCAACGACATCGTCGACGATTGAGAGACAATGGAGAGGTGTGTacccgggttgacagatccccGCAGGAAGTCTCAGGACGTTACAGGGTACCACAGTTTCGAGAGTCGGGCGCCGCTATCACGTCGTGAGACCTCCCAAGGAGAATCGAAATACATTTTACGAGAGGGTTTTACGCTGTCGAGGCAGCTGAAGCGATCGCCAAAGAGCAAGAAAAGAAACGTGCCGCAAGGATTCTACCTGGAGTCCATGTTGGTCGCTGGAATCCCGCGTTGAATGGTCCCGCAAGCGGACAGGTGTCTTCTGTGCTTGGTGCCGGCTTGGGGTTCGGCTACCGCGGTCTGGACGCTTTCTGGGACTGCTTGAGGAGTTCCTTCGAGGCTCTCCGATCGTCTGCGCAACGTGGGATCAACCTCCAAAGACAGCGATGCTCTCGTCGGTGCCTGCAAGTCAGTAATCATCGTCTGAATTTTTTAAGTTGAAAGACATTGGGTTACATATGGCTTGCATGAACTTAGAGTGCCGCGTCTTCCACAAATGGTAGACgtcttaatatttattaaatgagtTGGCGAGGAGATTTAAAGTGTTGGAAGGTATTAGATAATTGCAAATGTTAACCACCAAAcaaacagaaataaaaaatattctgcgtAGCCCaggttttatttaaaaattgattgttttgATTCGAGCAAGTGGCTGTAACATGGTCTGTAATATGGTCACTCAGAGTACCAATTTGTCACTTTGAATTGACACTAGATCGTGATTTAAACACACACTCTGAAGTCTCCGTATCGACTACTAAACACTGCAGTGTTCTAGTAAACGCGAAGGGCAATCATTCCTCTGTATACACTATACACTTACTTCAGCACATAGGAGCAAATAGAACGAATAATCTAGCGCAGAGTGTTTTTCAGCAACGCAACGAACTCGACAGCAGTTCTTCGTAAATCTAAAATTTTTGAGCGACGCTCTGGTAACGCGTTTCTTTGTCCGGTCCCTATGAAAGTGAATTTTTGTTTGGGAAAAGATGCGAAACGGTCAGAATCGTCACGCGATAGTGGACACCGGTCTGTTGAAGGTTGCTCTAACGAGGGCCTTGCACGCACCGCGGCGGGACACGGTAGTACACACGGTGTGCGTCAGCTGTCGGGAATACCCGTATGGGAACACTCACAGGTGGTTTCAGGCCGATGTTCGTTATGTGGTTCCTCAGGAGTTCCAACTGCTGGTTACACTTGTTGTTCTGTTCCCGCAGATGCTGGTTCTGCTGCTCCAACTCCCGCAGCTTATTGGTCACCCATTCCTTGATCCTGGCGGCTTTCGCCTCGACCTGCCTCGCGTCTTGGAGTCGCAGCTGCCTCTGCGAGCAATTACCTATCAGTCTTGCTGCGTACCTTATCTCTATGATACACTAACTCCGATAACACGTAGTCTACTCGCGGATTCCGTGGATCTCGTGAAATCAACGCGAAAGTAAACGGCGAGGAGACTCAAGTGACTGTCTGGTTTATACGGTGACTCATGTAACTGATCGTGTACTCTTACAACTGACAATAACAGTTCAAATTCGACCAGATTTGATCGAAGAGCTATATTAATGCCGGAAATAAGAGACGGAATTATTTATCTAGATTTACAAatgtgaattttatgcatttattacgacCATTTGGAAGAATTTAACACGTATacgaatatttttcattcaggattattgaaattgtagagATGCATCCATGAGGGATTATTCAGATTtctttctttgggtatatattttAAGAGCGGCTAAAAAATGTGAAGAATATTGTCAATCTAGTTTAGTCTCGTTGAAACGACTGAAAgacaaaattcatttttatgcaACTTCTCGGAATCGACacggacaattttgattttgcatgaaaatccgcagtctataaatgAGTTTTTgcgttaatattaatattaacatttcaaTTTCGATTCCATCAATTCACATTGATCGTGTTCATGGGGCTACTAGCTTCATCACTGAAACGTGATTCTTGCAAAATGATTCCACAAGGACACGACCTACACCCGGCAGCCTCAACTAGAACTAGAACTGTCTGCAGTACTTAGCGTTTAGGTTGACAAGCATGCGTCTCACCTGTTCCTCGACCTGTGTCTCTAGCTTCGATATGCAGGCGCAGTGGACGTCCTCGATCTTGTCATTCTGCGTACCGGAAGTTGACGGTAGCGAATGCGGTGGAGAACCAACTCCGGATGTGCTCAAGCAGTATTCACCCTTCACTAGCCGCTCCTCCATCATCCGTACCTGCAGCAAAAACAAACATCATCATCTCAGTGCAATCTACCAGACCTCTCTAACATTATCAACATAACCCATTGGAGTCGGACACATATTTCAAAGCGGCAACACTCTGGTACCAAGTGCTAAACAAGATAGGCACCtcgtggcagtcaacgtgttaataaaaACCAGAGAACAGCAACATACATACTGATCGGATCGAGTAACCTCTTTTCGGTTGAATGAAACATGTCGACGCCAATGCGTTAACACACCGCTCGAGTACCACAGGTCCTTGCAGATTTCAGTGAAAAATTGCGAGGTTCATTTTTCGTTTCTAACGAAGGATCTGCATACACTATCGAAGCTGTCGAACAGGAATAAGACACGACAGAAGATCGAAAGATAAATTTCGCTTTTGGACTGGCACTTTTCGGTCACTGAAGAACAGGATGGATCTCGTGGCACTCGAATGGGTTTAGGATTCTCTTAGCTGGGCTACCGTGAGACGATTTTGCGCGAGTCCCAGAGGCTTTCTAGGCTTCGCTGACGACTCGGTCATCGGATTTCCATGGCGCGGATCGCGAGAACCCgctctttctctcgttttctCAGGTAGCGGGTGAAAGACGCGTCATCGCGTTCCGGTTGGCGTCGAGACAGCGGATAAACACACGGCGGCTCGTTGCCcgtcgaaaaatacgcgaaagcgtgcagagagagagagaggagaggagagcgtGGCCTCGGCCACGGGGCACACGGTAACCCTCGtgttgcaacccctttttctctctctcgcgacgCGAACACACACGGGAGAGACGCTCGTGCTCGGGTGGCGGTGGTGCTCGTCTCTCGCAGCAGCTGTCGAAAAATCGATATCGTGTTTCACCGACGCAACACAGAAACGAGGCAGACACGGTGTTGTAATACACGTATAACCAACGAGCGTACGTAAGCGACGTGCACGCTGCCACAGCCACGTCCACTACCAAAAGGGGAGAGAGCGGTATCGAGAAAATCAATACGCGCACAGGGAAATCCTATGGCCGAGTGTTTTCCTCCCGACCCCTGGCCTGCATGTGCTCTCTCGCCGCGAGTTATATCGATCACCCGCTCTCGCGTACCAGCTCGTTTTCACGTTCATTGCCGTTCTTTCCCACGGGCTCTCTCGCAATAACCCCTCTTCttcgtcgcgacgcgacgcgatgctatcctctctctttctctctctctctctctctctctctctctctctctctctctctctctctctctctctcctctctctctatatttGCTCGCTCACTGTTTCATTGGGTTTCCGGGTATTTAAAGGAGAGACCGTCGTTGGGAAGGGTTAGAGCTCGGGGGTTCAGGATGACGCTTGTGTTGGCTTCGGTGCTCTAACTTTGAAGCTGCTAGAGGCTTTGTGGACCAATGCCTCGGTTCTAGCTGTAGAAAGTGTgtatcccccccccccataaCGCGGAGCAAAAATTGCGATTCGTATAAAAATGAATTGGAGGGTTGACTGTGTATTCGAGAGGAAAGAAGTTTGACGTGTTGAAGGTAGTGAGCGGTAGCTTTGGCGGTAGCTTTGATGGAAGGTTGTGATCATGGTTCTAAAGAGGCGCTTGATTGTCTTCTTTCTTGTCTGTTATTAGAGGGAGGAATGAAGAGATTATAGTTCCAAAGAGACACTCAATCGTCCTTTTTCAGCATTAAGAACGATAGAGCATGTGGGACGATTGTCTGTCGGTGAAGAAAATGTAGTAAGCTAGTTTCATCAAGGGTAGAGCATTGTAATTATTGTTCCAAGAAGAATCAGGCTTATCCTCTTTCAGAATAGAGTATCTGGAACGATTGTCTGTTGCCAAAGAAAATGTCCTAGCTAGATGGTAAACTTCGTAGCTGGGTTCATCGAGGGTGGAACAATGTGGCTATTGTTCCAAGAACAAACAGGCTTATCCTCTTTCAGAATAGAGAACGTGGAACGATTGCCTGTTGTCGAAGGTAGCGGCGGAGAGCTTTACCACTAGTTTCATCGAGGAACGATACGATTATGGTTCGAAGAAGAAACTTGCTTGATCTCCTTCAGGATAAAAACGACCGACATGGAACGAATAGGAACGACGTGGAACGATAAGGAACGATTGTTTACGATTCGAGCAAACATCTTCATGGAACATGAAACAATTGGAAACAGCTGCACAACAGTCGACAAAATATTTCCTTTTGCTGATACGATTATGATCATCATTCAAAAGTGAAAACGTGCACGATCGACTTTGGTGTTTCTAGCCATCGGAAAAACTGCTTGACCGTACAACATCGCTGCTCAGATTGGAACCATACGCTAACGTTGCTAATTGTAAGCCACCAAAATAGATTTCCCAAAAGCAACTGTGATTCACAAGTGAGAGTCCCGTGAACGTCAGCCTTGGGAGTCTCGGCCCACTACTCAGGCTTCGTTAATTAACGAACTAGTCAGCACGTCCCCCACTCGAAGACGAGGCTCGTCGATCGGACACTAACTCCATGTTCCTAAATTTGCTGAACATT is part of the Lasioglossum baleicum chromosome 6, iyLasBale1, whole genome shotgun sequence genome and harbors:
- the LOC143209402 gene encoding uncharacterized protein CG43867 isoform X6, coding for MYAADPGSFGPTLIYVLKVAGEPRGCDRGCPQDRMRSQSPRDGRDASSLSRFNVIPRGGAKEEVEEVVEEVVEEAEDEEEEEEEEEEVVTRGTVYGVVERCTEGSPRAASTTEEDRRRQPARRVRMEEVRGSPARRLSQILDPIARLATDFGSSSAPCSPRLGVRGHEASGTMVQAGPASDSGGRRPSEAGRGLPSGAESPRLWPRQFRQAPAPPPRPRHANNSSSTGAGSQHGHQAPSGGHQVASSSSLQLPVHTRDSPYVNVPNLLFQKENKAFSDAARSAGYVELRETKPPKCSPYDFTSEPSGHVEYADKRTFIAQTDFDGSSVAGYDKEHVLGLARARSNFDPGPSVQRTTQQHYDRAYSFSGRQPECPPNPARVFAENRLFLEQQRSTAAASSDAKKEKLESRPAYGSSKSFDGYSTAVEDLNWQERCLELQLELHRSRSQASRVRDMLREKVSSGGISESLTILSELEQRVLEAEGRADVAEDKVRMMEERLVKGEYCLSTSGVGSPPHSLPSTSGTQNDKIEDVHCACISKLETQVEEQRQLRLQDARQVEAKAARIKEWVTNKLRELEQQNQHLREQNNKCNQQLELLRNHITNIGLKPPAPTRASLSLEVDPTLRRRSESLEGTPQAVPESVQTAVAEPQAGTKHRRHLSACGTIQRGIPATNMDSSLLSEELAAAVENLVMLPNIPGVSETSRDSGSSEAVHDYAEIYTPSREGMNWTQSAQGPRPPTPPLHRFPSWEAKIYQVADGGLGIGPPTNEESAPSTMTNTTSSSKHSQATGHNLTAHNSQGYCDISVPVYATVKGRASQIRSMPFGDSSDDSSDGEDHPNQTETNTRITNSSSDNTDSSLGSGSSPSKSVKTTSSLSPAKRSSSGSPSKSVKRDTSLESGLSEDYAIPPDALSSTSLESSMPSLLMRVSGESPKRQESLEKTGHLAKLGGKLKTWRKRWFVLKNGVLTYWKSQNDVNRKPQGQIVLDEVCRINRAEGAATFEIATGKKTYYLTADCIATMEDWIRVLQNVQRRNATKLLLSKEDNKPTIQGWLTKVKNGHAKKCWCVLIGKMFLYFKCPNDTNPIGQINMRDARVEEVEHVSDSDSEERDAECPHERTIGIFPTHQGPTYLLMPHKQDKDNWLYHLTVVSGGGPSAGTQYEQLVQRLMETDGDPSCVLWRHPLLLHTKENITSPLTSLTSEALQSEAIKLFKACQLFMSVAVEQAGIDYHVVLAQNALQQCLDQPELQSEFICALVKQTSRHTQHRLGVQQLLLCATQSLFTCDTQSPAANGSGENADAQSTASTSHSPPLTQGHSTSTILDCKTNPAQYVLIQGWQLLALAVSLFLPRNNRLLWYLKLHLQRNADTKTECGKYAAYCERALERTLQNGGREVKPSRMEVLSILMKNPYHHSLPHSIPVHFLNGTYQVVGFDGSTTIEEFLNTLNQEIGCRDVHQSGFTLFSDDPIEKDLEHFIDLQAKLCDIISKWETALREKGSGKFENTRLVQLTYKSRCYWRQAAKMETDRERLLLCYQVNQQVVQGKFPVNRELAFELASLMAQIDFGEYNNDKARGSGPGSNPHHLVLQALDKFYPVRYRTNITADQLRELQERLQEKWVGLKGRSVLDCVRIYLTCTRKWPFFGATLYQAKLKQAEPMTVWIAVSEDSVTLLELQTMAVMCRYNYANIVTFGGCLDDFMLVACPDEGAAEQKLLFALSKPKILEITLLIADYMNALGHALPGTPQMNTLTRNGSHRSIKSTLRPTTVILESGSSCLPTQPDILKSTPDHQRP